The following coding sequences are from one Helicoverpa armigera isolate CAAS_96S chromosome 2, ASM3070526v1, whole genome shotgun sequence window:
- the LOC110376862 gene encoding cathepsin B-like: MKTTMAELNVALIVIVCAISTGARAIQNPFTDKFINQINSRQNSWKAGRNFPLHTSNKFIKNLAGTIKDAYLPKLPQMKHGDELIGSLPDNFDPRERWPNCPSLNDIRDQGACASCWAFGAVEAMTDRYCIHSNGTKQFHFSAQDLINCCETCGLGCIRGVHTAAWLYWKQVGLVSGGNYKTNDGCKSYKIPPGLNGTSNAPYFKETVDASQCVTTCDSNDIDYSQNKRHGKNAYSIDYNEDQIKLELFKNGPLEGVMAVYTDFLSYKTGVYNQTQGHILGHHAVKILGWGVENGHKYWLVANSWNQHWGDEGFFKILRGVNHCGIEDSVVAGEPIIV, encoded by the coding sequence ATGAAGACAACAATGGCCGAGTTGAATGTTGCCCTGATTGTTATCGTATGTGCAATTTCAACTGGTGCACGCGCTATACAGAATCCATTCACTGATAAATTTATCAATCAGATTAATTCACGCCAGAACTCCTGGAAAGCTGGCAGAAATTTCCCATTGCATACCTCAAACAAATTTATTAAGAACCTAGCTGGAACTATAAAAGACGCATACTTACCGAAACTCCCACAGATGAAACATGGTGATGAACTTATTGGGAGTCTTCCCGATAATTTTGATCCGAGAGAAAGGTGGCCGAATTGTCCCTCGCTAAACGACATCAGAGATCAAGGAGCATGCGCTAGTTGCTGGGCGTTTGGCGCTGTAGAAGCAATGACAGATAGATACTGCATTCATTCAAATGGcacaaaacaatttcatttctcTGCCCAAGATCTTATAAATTGTTGTGAGACTTGCGGGCTAGGGTGCATCAGGGGTGTGCACACCGCGGCATGGTTATACTGGAAGCAAGTCGGGCTTGTTTCAGGAGGGaactacaaaacaaatgatGGTTGCAAATCTTATAAAATACCACCAGGTCTTAATGGAACGAGTAACGCACCTTACTTCAAGGAAACGGTTGATGCATCACAATGTGTCACTACCTGCGATTCCAACGACATCGACTATAGTCAAAATAAACGTCATGGTAAGAACGCTTATTCAATAGATTACAATGAagaccaaataaaattggaattatttaaaaacggACCACTTGAAGGTGTAATGGCAGTTTATACAGATTTTCTGAGTTACAAAACAGGGGTGTACAATCAAACTCAAGGACATATACTTGGACATCATGCAGTTAAGATTTTAGGTTGGGGAGTGGAAAACGGCCACAAATATTGGCTCGTTGCAAACTCTTGGAACCAACATTGGGGTGATGAAGGATTCTTTAAAATTCTACGTGGAGTGAATCACTGCGGCATTGAAGATTCTGTTGTAGCCGGCGAACCAATTATAgtttaa
- the LOC110376576 gene encoding cathepsin B: MAASRATFVALVCALALATADVQNPLSDDFINLINTKQNSWKAGRNFPEHTPFAHIKRLAGVLPDYHLSKLSKVEHEDELIASLPENFDPRDKWPNCPTLNEVRDQGSCGSCWAFGAVEAMTDRYCTYSNGTQHFHFSAEDLLSCCPICGLGCNGGMPTLAWEYWKHFGLVSGGSYNSSQGCRPYEIPPCEHHVPGNRMPCNGDSKTPKCEKTCESNYNVDYRKDKRYGKHVFSVSSKEDHIRAELFKNGPVEGAFTVYSDLLNYKTGVYKHTIGDALGGHAVKILGWGVENGNKYWLIANSWNSDWGDNGFFKILRGEDHCGIESSIVAGEPMFVEY, from the coding sequence ATGGCCGCTTCGCGTGCAACGTTTGTTGCGCTCGTGTGCGCTCTCGCGCTCGCCACCGCCGATGTGCAGAATCCGCTCAGTGACGATTTCATCAATCTCATCAACACAAAGCAAAACTCTTGGAAAGCTGGTAGGAACTTCCCAGAGCACACGCCCTTCGCACACATCAAGAGATTAGCGGGTGTCCTGCCAGATTACCATTTGTCTAAATTAAGCAAAGTTGAACATGAAGATGAATTGATTGCGAGTTTACCGGAGAACTTTGACCCGAGGGACAAATGGCCGAACTGCCCTACTTTGAACGAAGTCAGAGACCAGGGGTCTTGTGGTAGCTGCTGGGCGTTTGGCGCTGTGGAAGCAATGACCGACCGGTACTGTACATACTCCAATGGAACTCAACACTTCCATTTCTCCGCTGAAGATCTCTTAAGCTGCTGCCCAATCTGTGGTCTCGGATGTAACGGAGGTATGCCAACGTTAGCTTGGGAGTACTGGAAGCATTTCGGGCTTGTGTCTGGTGGAAGCTACAACTCAAGTCAGGGTTGCAGACCGTACGAGATTCCTCCGTGTGAACATCACGTACCCGGTAATAGAATGCCTTGCAATGGTGATTCTAAGACACCAAAATGCGAAAAAACCTGCGAGTCAAACTACAATGTTGACTACCGCAAAGATAAGCGGTACGGCAAACATGTTTTCTCAGTGTCAAGTAAGGAAGACCACATCAGGGCTGAGTTATTTAAGAACGGCCCAGTTGAAGGTGCGTTTACAGTATACTCGGACTTGCTGAATTACAAGACCGGTGTTTACAAGCACACTATTGGCGACGCTCTCGGTGGCCACGCTGTTAAGATCCTGGGCTGGGGAGTGGAGAATGGAAACAAGTACTGGCTCATCGCTAACTCATGGAACAGTGACTGGGGTGACAATGGATTCTTTAAAATCCTTCGCGGTGAGGACCACTGCGGTATTGAAAGCTCTATAGTAGCCGGTGAGCCAATGTTCGTTGAATATTAG